The Streptomyces sp. NBC_00162 genome window below encodes:
- a CDS encoding ZIP family metal transporter, whose amino-acid sequence MAVIVALCAFLMTLAGGWTAQRVTDRRHLVLGLAGGLMLGVVGLDLLPEALHAAGREIFGVPLALLLFVAGFLVAHVVERLLAVRQAAHGAEDGARAPQVGLTAAAAMVGHSLADGVALGAAFQVGGGMGVAVALAVITHDFADGFNTYTLTSLYGNDRRKAVMMLFADAAAPVVGAASTLLFTLPEEPLGAYLGFFGGVLLYLAAAEILPEAHHEHPALSTLMCTVGGVAGIWLVVGIAD is encoded by the coding sequence ATGGCCGTGATCGTCGCACTGTGCGCGTTCCTGATGACCCTGGCGGGCGGATGGACGGCGCAGCGCGTCACCGACCGCCGCCACCTCGTGCTGGGCCTGGCAGGCGGGCTGATGCTCGGCGTCGTCGGCCTCGACCTGCTCCCGGAGGCCCTGCACGCGGCGGGCCGAGAGATCTTCGGCGTCCCGCTCGCCCTGCTGCTCTTCGTGGCCGGGTTCCTGGTCGCGCACGTCGTGGAACGGCTGCTCGCCGTACGCCAGGCCGCGCACGGAGCCGAGGACGGTGCCCGGGCCCCGCAGGTCGGGCTCACCGCGGCGGCCGCGATGGTCGGTCACAGCCTCGCCGACGGGGTGGCCCTGGGCGCCGCGTTCCAGGTCGGCGGGGGGATGGGGGTGGCCGTGGCGCTGGCCGTCATCACCCACGACTTCGCCGACGGGTTCAACACGTACACGCTCACCAGCCTCTACGGGAACGACCGCCGCAAGGCCGTGATGATGCTCTTCGCGGACGCCGCCGCCCCCGTCGTGGGCGCGGCGTCCACTCTGCTGTTCACCCTTCCGGAGGAACCGCTCGGCGCGTACCTCGGCTTCTTCGGAGGAGTACTGCTGTACCTGGCGGCCGCCGAGATCCTGCCCGAGGCGCACCACGAACACCCCGCCCTGTCCACGCTGATGTGCACGGTGGGCGGGGTGGCCGGGATCTGGCTCGTGGTGGGGATCGCGGACTGA
- a CDS encoding putative cobaltochelatase encodes MSTPYPFTAVVGQTDLRLALLLNAVSPAVGGVLVRGEKGTAKSTAVRALSALLPQVDVVPGCRFSCAPAAPDPACPDGPHEPGPGAARPARMVELPVGASEDRLVGALDIERALAEGVKAFEPGLLADAHRGILYVDEVNLLHDHLIDLLLDAAAMGASYVEREGVSVRHAARFLLVGTMNPEEGELRPQLLDRFGLTVEVAASREPAQRVEVVRRRLAYEDDPAGFATRWADDEHEVRARVVAARALLPQVRLGDTALLRIAATCAGFEVDGMRADIVMARTATALAAWAGRTEVLKEDVRQAALLALPHRRRRNPFDAPGLDEDKLDEILDRFEDEEPEPEPEPEPEGPDDSGPDDDGGGPDGGGGVPPQGNGPQTSDAPPEPESESESTESAPADAPEAPQPSSQGAGGPEQAAVRAAEPFRTKMLSVPGLGEGAAGRRSRARTAHGRTTGAQRPRGQLTKLHLAATVHAAAPHQKARGRDGRGLVIRKDDLRQATREGREGNLVLFVVDASGSMAARQRMSAVKGAVLSLLLDAYQRRDKVGLITFRGATAELALPPTSSVDAAAARLEKLPTGGRTPLAAGLLKAHEVLRIERLRDPSRRPLLVVVTDGRATSAGAVGGDPRELSGRSARLLQAAGVASVVVDCETGPVRLGLAGVLATDLGGPAVTLDGLRADSLAGLVKNVRTAVTSSASDSTRRAA; translated from the coding sequence ATGAGCACGCCCTATCCGTTCACCGCAGTGGTCGGTCAGACCGACCTGCGGCTGGCGCTCCTGCTCAACGCCGTGAGCCCGGCGGTCGGTGGTGTGCTGGTGCGCGGTGAGAAGGGGACCGCCAAGTCCACCGCCGTGCGCGCGCTGTCGGCGCTGCTGCCGCAGGTGGACGTGGTCCCCGGATGCCGGTTCTCGTGCGCGCCGGCCGCGCCCGACCCGGCCTGCCCGGACGGCCCGCACGAGCCGGGCCCAGGCGCCGCCCGGCCCGCCCGCATGGTGGAGCTGCCCGTCGGGGCCTCCGAGGACCGCCTCGTCGGGGCCCTCGACATCGAACGGGCCCTGGCGGAAGGCGTGAAGGCCTTTGAACCCGGCCTGCTCGCCGACGCGCACCGCGGGATCCTGTACGTCGACGAGGTCAACCTGCTCCACGACCACCTCATCGACCTGCTGCTGGACGCCGCCGCGATGGGGGCCTCGTACGTCGAGCGCGAGGGAGTCTCCGTCCGGCACGCCGCACGGTTCCTGCTCGTCGGCACCATGAACCCCGAGGAGGGCGAGCTGCGCCCGCAGCTCCTGGACCGCTTCGGGCTCACCGTCGAGGTCGCCGCCTCCCGCGAGCCCGCCCAGCGCGTCGAGGTCGTGCGCCGCAGGCTCGCCTACGAGGACGACCCCGCCGGTTTCGCGACCCGCTGGGCCGATGACGAACACGAGGTCCGCGCCCGGGTGGTGGCGGCGCGGGCGCTGCTCCCGCAGGTCCGGCTCGGGGACACCGCGCTGCTCCGGATCGCCGCGACCTGCGCGGGCTTCGAGGTCGACGGCATGCGGGCGGACATCGTGATGGCCCGGACCGCGACCGCGCTGGCCGCCTGGGCCGGGCGGACCGAGGTGCTGAAGGAGGACGTACGGCAGGCCGCGCTGCTGGCGCTCCCCCACCGGCGGCGGCGCAACCCCTTCGACGCGCCGGGCCTGGACGAGGACAAGCTGGACGAGATCCTGGACCGGTTCGAGGACGAGGAGCCGGAGCCCGAACCGGAGCCGGAGCCGGAGGGACCGGACGACAGCGGCCCGGACGACGACGGCGGCGGCCCCGACGGGGGCGGCGGGGTGCCCCCGCAAGGCAACGGTCCGCAGACCTCCGACGCCCCGCCGGAACCGGAGTCGGAATCGGAGTCCACCGAGAGCGCCCCCGCGGACGCCCCCGAGGCCCCTCAGCCCTCCTCCCAGGGAGCCGGCGGGCCCGAGCAGGCCGCCGTACGGGCCGCGGAGCCGTTCCGGACCAAGATGCTGAGCGTGCCCGGCCTCGGCGAGGGCGCTGCCGGGCGGCGTTCGCGTGCCCGTACGGCCCACGGCCGGACCACCGGCGCCCAGCGCCCCCGCGGCCAGCTCACGAAGCTGCACCTGGCGGCCACCGTGCACGCGGCCGCACCGCACCAGAAGGCGCGCGGCCGCGACGGGCGCGGCCTGGTGATCCGCAAGGACGATCTGCGCCAGGCGACGCGGGAGGGCCGCGAGGGCAACCTCGTCCTCTTCGTCGTCGACGCCTCGGGCTCGATGGCCGCCCGGCAGCGCATGAGCGCGGTCAAGGGCGCCGTGCTGTCGCTGCTCCTGGACGCCTACCAGCGCCGGGACAAGGTCGGCCTGATCACCTTCCGCGGGGCCACGGCCGAACTGGCGCTGCCGCCCACCTCCTCGGTGGACGCGGCCGCGGCCCGGCTGGAGAAGCTGCCGACCGGTGGCCGCACCCCGCTGGCCGCCGGGCTGCTGAAGGCCCACGAGGTGCTGCGGATCGAGCGGCTCAGGGACCCCTCGCGCCGGCCCCTGCTCGTCGTCGTCACCGACGGACGGGCCACCTCGGCCGGCGCCGTCGGCGGCGACCCGCGCGAGCTGTCGGGGCGCAGCGCCCGGCTGCTCCAGGCCGCGGGCGTGGCGTCCGTGGTCGTGGACTGCGAGACGGGGCCGGTCCGGCTGGGGCTGGCCGGGGTACTGGCCACGGATCTGGGCGGGCCCGCCGTCACCCTCGACGGGCTGCGGGCCGACTCGCTGGCCGGGCTCGTGAAGAACGTACGTACCGCAGTGACATCTTCCGCATCCGACAGCACCAGGAGGGCCGCGTAA
- the cobO gene encoding cob(I)yrinic acid a,c-diamide adenosyltransferase, which translates to MPQGQPNVVPDDGLTTRQRRNRPLVFVHTGPGKGKSTAAFGLALRAWNQGWPIGVFQFVKSAKWKVGEENALKVLGASGEGGSVVWHKMGEGWSWVQRDAQLDNEQAAKEGWEQVKRDLAAETHKLYVLDEFAYPMHWGWIDVDEVIEVLRNRPGTQHVVITGRNAPEKLLEFADLVTEMTKVKHPMDAGQKGQKGIEW; encoded by the coding sequence ATGCCGCAGGGACAGCCGAACGTCGTTCCGGACGACGGACTCACGACGCGCCAGCGCCGCAACCGCCCGCTCGTCTTCGTCCACACCGGGCCCGGCAAGGGCAAGTCCACGGCGGCCTTCGGGCTGGCGCTGCGCGCCTGGAACCAGGGCTGGCCGATCGGGGTGTTCCAGTTCGTCAAGTCGGCGAAGTGGAAGGTCGGCGAGGAGAACGCGCTCAAGGTGCTCGGCGCATCCGGCGAGGGCGGCTCCGTCGTCTGGCACAAGATGGGCGAGGGCTGGTCCTGGGTCCAGCGGGACGCGCAGCTCGACAACGAGCAGGCGGCCAAGGAGGGCTGGGAGCAGGTCAAGCGGGATCTGGCGGCCGAGACGCACAAGCTGTACGTGCTCGACGAGTTCGCGTACCCGATGCACTGGGGCTGGATCGACGTCGACGAGGTCATCGAGGTGCTGCGCAACCGTCCGGGCACCCAGCACGTGGTGATCACCGGGCGCAACGCGCCGGAGAAGCTGCTGGAGTTCGCGGATCTCGTCACCGAGATGACCAAGGTCAAGCACCCGATGGACGCCGGCCAGAAGGGCCAGAAGGGCATCGAGTGGTGA
- a CDS encoding cobyrinate a,c-diamide synthase, which produces MPRLVIAAPSSGSGKTTVATGLMAAFSERGLAVSPHKAGPDYIDPGYHALATGRPGRNLDAFMCGPELVAPLFAHGAAGCDLAVVEGVMGLYDGAAGRGELASTAQVAKLLRAPVVLVVDASSQSRSVAALVHGFASFDPQVRLGGVILNKVGSDRHEVMLREALEEAGMPVLGVLRRAPQVAAPSRHLGLVPVAERRADALAAVAALADQVRAGCDLDALMALARTAPALACEPWSAEGALTGTRGSAPNPAPQTPAGLESPYGQSGPPDARTPGRRPVVAVAGGAAFTFSYAEHAELLTAAGADVVTFDPLRDEALPEGTTGLVIGGGFPEVYAPELSANEPLRAAVAAFAAAGGPVAAECAGLLYLARSLDGKPMCGVLDADARMSERLTLGYREAVAVSDSALAPAGTRLRGHEFHRTVIEPGAGATAAWGFTHPERRVEGFVQQGVHASYLHTHWAAAPSVAGRFAQAAAAHR; this is translated from the coding sequence GTGCCTCGTCTGGTAATCGCCGCGCCGTCGTCCGGCAGCGGCAAGACCACCGTCGCCACGGGCCTGATGGCCGCCTTCTCGGAGCGCGGCCTCGCCGTGTCCCCGCACAAGGCGGGGCCGGACTACATCGACCCCGGTTACCACGCGCTGGCCACCGGCCGGCCGGGACGCAACCTCGACGCCTTCATGTGCGGGCCGGAGCTGGTCGCTCCGCTGTTCGCGCACGGGGCGGCCGGGTGTGACCTCGCGGTGGTGGAGGGCGTGATGGGCCTCTACGACGGTGCGGCGGGGCGGGGTGAGCTGGCGTCCACGGCGCAGGTCGCGAAGCTGCTGCGGGCGCCGGTGGTGCTGGTGGTCGACGCCTCTTCGCAGTCGCGGTCGGTGGCGGCGCTGGTGCACGGCTTCGCGTCCTTCGACCCGCAGGTGCGGCTGGGGGGCGTGATCCTGAACAAGGTCGGCTCCGACCGGCACGAGGTGATGCTGCGGGAGGCGCTGGAGGAGGCGGGCATGCCGGTGCTCGGCGTGCTGCGGCGGGCTCCGCAGGTCGCCGCGCCCTCGCGGCACCTGGGTCTGGTGCCGGTCGCCGAGCGGCGTGCCGATGCGCTGGCCGCCGTGGCTGCCCTGGCCGACCAGGTCCGGGCCGGCTGCGACCTGGACGCCCTGATGGCATTGGCCCGCACGGCCCCGGCCTTGGCCTGCGAGCCGTGGTCGGCGGAAGGTGCCCTGACGGGCACTCGGGGCTCCGCCCCGAACCCCGCGCCTCAAACGCCGGCGGGGCTGGAATCGCCCTACGGGCAATCCGGCCCGCCGGACGCGCGGACCCCCGGCCGGCGGCCGGTGGTCGCAGTCGCGGGCGGGGCCGCGTTCACGTTCTCGTACGCCGAGCACGCGGAGCTGCTCACGGCGGCAGGGGCGGACGTCGTCACCTTCGACCCGCTCAGGGACGAGGCGCTGCCCGAGGGGACCACCGGCCTGGTGATCGGCGGCGGCTTCCCCGAGGTGTACGCGCCCGAGCTGTCGGCCAACGAACCGCTGCGCGCGGCCGTCGCCGCCTTCGCCGCGGCGGGCGGCCCGGTGGCCGCCGAGTGCGCCGGGCTGCTCTACCTCGCACGGTCCCTGGACGGGAAGCCCATGTGCGGGGTGCTCGACGCCGATGCGCGGATGTCGGAGCGCCTCACGCTGGGCTACCGCGAGGCGGTGGCGGTGTCCGACAGTGCGCTCGCACCGGCCGGTACCCGGCTGCGCGGGCACGAGTTCCACCGCACGGTGATCGAGCCGGGCGCCGGGGCCACCGCGGCTTGGGGGTTCACCCACCCGGAACGCCGCGTCGAGGGCTTCGTACAGCAGGGCGTGCACGCCAGCTACCTGCACACGCACTGGGCGGCGGCGCCCTCCGTCGCCGGGCGCTTCGCGCAGGCCGCGGCAGCGCACCGGTGA
- a CDS encoding cobyric acid synthase, protein MSGAKRGGGLLVAGTTSDAGKSVVTAGICRWLARQGVKVAPFKAQNMSLNSFVTREGAEIGRAQAMQAQAAGVDPTALMNPVLLKPGSDRSSQVVLLGKPVGEMSARGYHGGRQEQLLGIVTDCLEQLRGTYDAVICEGAGSPAEINLRRTDIVNMGIARAARFPVVVVGDIDRGGVFASFFGTTALLSAEDQSLIAGYLVNKFRGDVSLLEPGMEMLRGLTGRATYGVLPFQHGLGIDEEDGLRVSLRGAVRESVVAPPVGEDVLRVAVCAVPLMSNFTDVDALAAEPGVVVRFVDRAEELADADLVVVPGTRGTVKALAWLRERGLADALLRRAAEGRPVLGICGGFQVLGEHIEDEVESRAGAVDGLGLLPVRIRFEREKTLARPVGSALGEPVEGYEIHHGVAEVLGGTPFLDGCRVGSVWGTHWHGSLESDGFRRAFLREVAAAAGRRFVPAPDTSFSSLREEQLDLLGDLIAEHADTDALLRLIEGGAPAGLPFLPPGAP, encoded by the coding sequence ATGAGCGGCGCGAAGCGCGGCGGCGGACTGCTGGTCGCCGGAACCACGTCGGACGCGGGCAAGAGCGTGGTCACGGCGGGCATCTGCCGCTGGCTGGCCCGCCAGGGCGTCAAGGTGGCGCCCTTCAAGGCGCAGAACATGTCGCTGAACTCCTTCGTCACCCGGGAGGGCGCCGAGATCGGCCGCGCCCAGGCGATGCAGGCCCAGGCGGCCGGCGTGGATCCGACCGCGCTGATGAACCCGGTCCTGCTCAAGCCGGGCAGCGACCGCAGCAGCCAGGTGGTGCTGCTGGGCAAGCCGGTGGGCGAGATGAGCGCCCGCGGCTACCACGGGGGCAGGCAGGAGCAGTTGCTCGGCATCGTCACGGACTGTCTGGAGCAGCTGCGGGGCACGTATGACGCCGTGATCTGCGAGGGGGCGGGGAGTCCGGCCGAGATCAACCTGCGCCGGACCGACATCGTGAACATGGGCATCGCGCGGGCCGCGCGGTTCCCGGTGGTCGTGGTCGGGGACATCGACCGGGGCGGGGTCTTCGCGTCCTTCTTCGGTACGACGGCTCTGCTGTCGGCGGAGGACCAGTCGCTGATCGCCGGATATCTGGTCAACAAGTTCCGCGGTGACGTCTCGCTGCTGGAGCCGGGCATGGAGATGCTGCGCGGCCTGACCGGGCGGGCCACGTACGGGGTCCTGCCCTTCCAGCACGGGCTGGGCATCGACGAGGAGGACGGGCTCCGGGTCTCCCTGCGGGGCGCGGTGCGCGAATCGGTGGTCGCCCCTCCGGTGGGCGAGGACGTGCTGCGGGTCGCCGTGTGCGCGGTGCCGCTGATGTCGAACTTCACGGACGTCGACGCGCTCGCGGCGGAGCCGGGGGTGGTCGTGCGGTTCGTGGACCGGGCCGAGGAGCTGGCCGACGCGGACCTGGTCGTCGTGCCGGGGACGCGCGGGACGGTGAAGGCCCTCGCCTGGCTGCGCGAGCGCGGGCTGGCGGACGCCCTGCTGCGGCGGGCTGCCGAGGGGCGGCCGGTGCTCGGGATCTGCGGTGGTTTCCAGGTGCTCGGCGAGCACATCGAGGACGAGGTCGAATCGCGGGCGGGTGCGGTGGACGGGCTCGGGCTGCTGCCCGTGCGCATCCGCTTCGAGCGGGAGAAGACCCTGGCGCGGCCGGTGGGTTCGGCGCTCGGGGAGCCGGTCGAGGGGTACGAGATCCACCACGGCGTGGCCGAGGTGCTGGGCGGGACGCCCTTCCTGGACGGGTGCCGGGTCGGGTCGGTGTGGGGGACGCACTGGCACGGCTCGCTGGAGTCGGACGGCTTCCGCCGGGCGTTCCTGCGGGAGGTGGCCGCGGCGGCCGGGCGGCGGTTCGTCCCGGCGCCGGACACCTCGTTCTCCTCCCTGCGGGAGGAACAGCTCGACCTGCTGGGCGACCTGATCGCGGAGCACGCCGACACGGATGCGCTGCTGCGGCTGATCGAAGGCGGAGCCCCGGCGGGCCTGCCGTTCCTCCCGCCGGGCGCGCCGTGA
- the cobC gene encoding Rv2231c family pyridoxal phosphate-dependent protein CobC has product MGEYVTQLVVGVGGRAGVSVAEVCALVEETLRGAGLAPGAVTALATVDSKAAEAGLAGAAKRFGVPLIGYPAEQLAAITVPHPSEAARTAAGTSSVAEAAALAGGGELLVPKRRSVAATCAVATAHAHDLRHHGDAEVIDAGADLVDLAVNVRAHTPPEWLKQRIAASLGGLSAYPDGRTARAAVADRHGLPVERVLLTAGAAEAFVLIARALDAVRPVVVHPQFTEPEAALRDAGHRVERVVLRAADGFRLDPAAVPEDADLVVVGNPTNPTSVLHPAAALAALARPGRILVVDEAFMDAVPGEREALAGRMDLPGLVVLRSLTKTWGLAGLRIGYVLAEPEVIAKLAAAQPLWPVSTPALVAAEACVAPAALAEAEEAARRIAVDRAHLLAGLEEFDEVTVVEAAQGPFVLIQVAGGAEVRTRLRALGFAVRRGDTFPGLDGSWLRLAVRDRATTGRLLQALDHALALADSS; this is encoded by the coding sequence GTGGGCGAGTACGTGACGCAGCTGGTGGTCGGTGTCGGCGGACGCGCGGGGGTTTCCGTGGCGGAGGTCTGCGCCCTGGTCGAGGAGACGCTGCGGGGGGCCGGGCTGGCCCCGGGGGCGGTGACGGCGCTGGCCACGGTGGACTCGAAGGCGGCCGAGGCGGGGCTAGCGGGCGCGGCGAAACGTTTCGGCGTGCCCCTCATCGGCTACCCCGCCGAACAGCTGGCCGCGATCACCGTGCCGCATCCGTCGGAGGCCGCGCGCACCGCCGCCGGAACCTCCTCGGTGGCGGAGGCCGCGGCGCTCGCGGGCGGTGGTGAACTCCTCGTGCCGAAGCGGCGGTCGGTGGCCGCGACCTGCGCGGTGGCCACGGCGCACGCGCACGATCTGCGCCACCACGGCGACGCGGAGGTGATCGACGCGGGCGCCGACCTGGTGGACCTCGCGGTCAACGTACGGGCGCACACGCCCCCGGAGTGGCTCAAGCAGCGGATCGCCGCCTCCCTCGGGGGTCTCTCCGCGTACCCGGACGGCCGGACCGCCCGCGCCGCGGTGGCGGACCGGCACGGGCTGCCGGTCGAGCGGGTTCTGTTGACGGCCGGGGCCGCCGAGGCCTTCGTGCTGATCGCCCGGGCCCTGGACGCCGTACGCCCGGTCGTGGTGCATCCGCAGTTCACCGAGCCGGAGGCGGCCCTGCGGGACGCGGGCCACCGGGTGGAACGGGTGGTGCTGCGGGCGGCGGACGGGTTCCGGCTGGACCCGGCGGCGGTGCCCGAGGACGCGGACCTGGTGGTGGTCGGCAACCCGACCAACCCGACGTCGGTCCTGCACCCGGCGGCCGCGCTGGCGGCGCTGGCCCGGCCGGGCCGGATCCTGGTGGTGGACGAGGCGTTCATGGACGCGGTCCCCGGCGAACGGGAGGCCCTGGCCGGCCGGATGGACCTGCCGGGGCTGGTGGTGCTGCGGAGCCTGACGAAGACGTGGGGTCTGGCGGGGCTGCGGATCGGCTACGTGCTGGCCGAGCCGGAGGTGATCGCGAAGCTGGCGGCGGCGCAGCCGCTGTGGCCGGTGTCCACCCCGGCGCTGGTGGCGGCCGAGGCCTGTGTGGCTCCGGCGGCGCTGGCCGAGGCGGAGGAGGCCGCGCGGCGGATCGCGGTGGACCGGGCCCATCTGCTCGCCGGGCTTGAGGAGTTCGACGAGGTCACGGTGGTGGAGGCGGCGCAGGGGCCGTTCGTCCTGATCCAGGTGGCGGGCGGCGCGGAGGTGCGCACCCGGCTGCGCGCGCTGGGCTTCGCCGTCCGCCGGGGGGACACCTTCCCGGGTCTGGACGGTTCCTGGCTCCGGCTGGCGGTCCGCGACCGGGCGACGACGGGCCGGCTGCTCCAGGCCCTGGACCACGCGCTGGCCCTCGCGGACAGCAGCTGA
- a CDS encoding inorganic phosphate transporter: protein MEHITLLLGIVIITALVFDFTNGFHDTANAMATTISTGALKPKTAVAMSAVLNLVGAFMSVEVAKTISKGLVNEEGIQPEVIFAALVGAILWNLVTWLVGLPSSSSHALMGGLIGAAVASAGMGAVNGSVVVTKVLIPAIAAPLVAGLAAMLAAKVTYKLGNKVGEKTSAKGYRAGQIASASLVSLAHGTNDAQKTMGIITLALVAGGALAPGSNPPVWVIVSAGMAIAMGTYLGGWRIIRTMGKGLTDLQPQQGFAAQTSAASVILASSSLGFSLSTTHACSGAVMGAGLGRKGGVVRWSTATRMFIAWGLTLPAAALVASGAELVMRTGDVGVAVVAVFLVASCTAIWFISRRQVVDHHNVNEVEPAGAEEPGVVTTAMAAVTVPPTAAAAGTTAAVTDEDLKATIPAATATPAAPAAAV, encoded by the coding sequence ATGGAGCACATAACGCTTCTCCTCGGGATCGTGATCATCACCGCTCTCGTGTTCGACTTCACGAACGGTTTCCACGACACAGCCAACGCGATGGCTACCACCATCTCGACTGGCGCCCTCAAGCCCAAGACGGCGGTGGCCATGTCCGCCGTGCTCAACCTCGTCGGCGCGTTCATGTCCGTGGAGGTCGCCAAGACGATCTCCAAGGGCCTGGTCAACGAGGAGGGCATCCAGCCAGAAGTGATCTTCGCCGCCCTGGTCGGCGCGATCCTCTGGAACCTCGTCACCTGGCTGGTCGGCCTTCCCTCCAGCTCCTCCCACGCCCTGATGGGCGGCCTGATCGGTGCCGCGGTCGCCTCGGCCGGCATGGGCGCGGTCAACGGCAGCGTCGTCGTCACCAAGGTGCTGATCCCCGCGATCGCCGCGCCCCTCGTGGCCGGTCTGGCCGCGATGCTCGCCGCCAAGGTCACGTACAAGCTGGGCAACAAGGTCGGCGAGAAGACCTCCGCCAAGGGCTACCGCGCCGGTCAGATCGCCTCGGCCAGCCTCGTCTCCCTCGCGCACGGCACCAACGACGCGCAGAAGACGATGGGCATCATCACTCTGGCACTCGTCGCCGGAGGCGCGCTCGCGCCCGGCTCGAACCCGCCGGTCTGGGTCATCGTCTCCGCCGGTATGGCCATCGCGATGGGCACCTACCTGGGCGGCTGGCGCATCATCCGCACCATGGGCAAGGGCCTGACCGACCTGCAGCCGCAGCAGGGCTTCGCCGCCCAGACCTCGGCCGCCAGCGTCATCCTGGCCTCCTCCTCCCTCGGCTTCTCCCTCTCCACCACCCACGCGTGCTCCGGCGCGGTCATGGGTGCGGGCCTGGGACGCAAGGGCGGCGTGGTCCGCTGGTCCACCGCCACCCGCATGTTCATCGCCTGGGGCCTGACCCTGCCGGCCGCCGCCCTCGTCGCCTCCGGTGCCGAGCTGGTCATGCGCACCGGTGACGTCGGCGTCGCCGTCGTCGCGGTGTTCCTGGTCGCCTCCTGCACCGCGATCTGGTTCATCTCGCGCCGCCAGGTCGTCGACCACCACAACGTCAACGAGGTGGAGCCGGCCGGCGCCGAGGAGCCGGGTGTCGTCACCACGGCCATGGCCGCCGTCACCGTCCCGCCGACCGCCGCCGCGGCCGGTACGACCGCCGCCGTGACCGACGAGGACCTCAAGGCCACCATCCCGGCCGCGACCGCGACGCCTGCGGCTCCGGCCGCGGCGGTCTGA
- a CDS encoding cobalamin biosynthesis protein has translation MRADRVFAYGVTAGLIGDRILGDPRRGHPVAAFGRAAAAVERALWRDDRARGLLHTLVCAGGAAAVGALGARAVRSRPAAARIALTAAATWAVVGGTSLGREARAIGGALAAGDAEVARERLPHLCGRDPQALDEQQMARAVVESVAENTSDAVVGALVWGAVAGVPGLLAFRAVNTLDAMVGHKSPRYLRYGWASARLDDLAGWPGARLTALAAVLAGPHRRGAVRAWRADAAAHPSPNAGPVEASFAGALGVRLGGTLAYGGRVEHRAVLNGGTGRPVEVADIERAVRLSRQVTWLALGACVAARMLVSRTSRRGRA, from the coding sequence ATGCGTGCCGATCGCGTCTTCGCGTACGGCGTCACGGCGGGGCTGATCGGCGACCGGATCCTGGGGGATCCGCGCCGTGGGCACCCCGTGGCCGCCTTCGGACGAGCCGCCGCCGCCGTCGAGCGCGCCCTGTGGCGCGACGACCGCGCCCGGGGCCTCTTGCACACCCTGGTGTGCGCCGGGGGCGCGGCCGCCGTCGGTGCGCTGGGCGCCCGCGCCGTGCGCTCCCGGCCCGCGGCCGCCCGTATCGCCCTGACCGCCGCCGCCACGTGGGCCGTCGTGGGCGGCACCTCGCTGGGCCGGGAGGCCCGCGCCATCGGCGGCGCGCTCGCCGCCGGGGACGCCGAGGTGGCCCGCGAGCGGCTGCCGCACCTGTGCGGGCGCGACCCGCAAGCCCTGGACGAGCAGCAGATGGCCCGCGCCGTCGTGGAGTCGGTCGCGGAGAACACCTCCGACGCGGTGGTCGGGGCCCTGGTGTGGGGCGCCGTCGCCGGAGTCCCCGGGCTGCTGGCCTTCCGCGCCGTGAACACCCTGGACGCGATGGTCGGCCACAAGTCCCCCCGCTACCTGCGCTACGGCTGGGCGTCCGCCCGGCTCGACGATCTGGCGGGCTGGCCGGGCGCCCGGCTGACCGCGCTGGCCGCCGTACTGGCCGGACCCCACCGGCGGGGAGCCGTACGGGCCTGGCGCGCGGACGCCGCCGCGCACCCGAGCCCGAACGCCGGGCCCGTGGAGGCCTCCTTCGCGGGGGCGCTCGGCGTACGGCTGGGGGGCACCCTGGCGTACGGGGGGCGGGTCGAGCACCGGGCGGTGCTGAACGGCGGGACGGGGCGGCCGGTGGAGGTCGCGGACATCGAGCGGGCGGTACGGCTGTCGCGGCAGGTGACCTGGCTGGCGCTGGGGGCCTGTGTGGCGGCCCGGATGCTGGTCTCGCGCACATCACGGAGGGGGCGCGCATGA